A genome region from Ottowia testudinis includes the following:
- a CDS encoding ABC transporter permease: MNTAALPASATRAAPGFWQRARRHPGFVIGGVLTLVLLLAAALSYLWTPYSVYDVNMDAKLLPSGAAHWLGTDAFGRDIVSLLLVGARASIQVGLIAVGIGLIVGTALGLLAAARGGWVEEGVMRISDFGLAFPAILTAIMLTAVYGAGIVNAIIAIGIYNIPLFARIARASAKSVWAREYVLAARACGKGAWAITAQHVLPNITAVLIVQTTIRFAIAILAEAALSYLGLGTQPPQPSWGRMLAEAQTLMFQAPLLAVWPGLAIALAVLGLNLLGDGLRDVLDPRLARAR; this comes from the coding sequence ATGAACACCGCCGCCCTGCCCGCTTCCGCCACCCGGGCGGCACCCGGCTTCTGGCAGCGCGCGCGCCGCCATCCGGGATTCGTCATCGGCGGCGTGCTGACGCTGGTGCTGTTGCTCGCGGCTGCGCTGTCGTACCTGTGGACACCGTATTCCGTCTACGACGTGAACATGGACGCCAAGCTGCTGCCATCCGGCGCCGCGCACTGGCTGGGCACCGATGCCTTCGGGCGCGACATCGTGTCGCTGCTGCTGGTGGGCGCGCGCGCTTCGATCCAGGTCGGCTTGATCGCCGTCGGCATTGGCCTCATCGTCGGCACCGCATTGGGATTGCTGGCGGCGGCGCGCGGCGGCTGGGTCGAAGAAGGCGTGATGCGCATCTCGGATTTTGGTCTCGCCTTCCCCGCCATCCTCACGGCCATCATGCTTACCGCCGTGTATGGCGCTGGCATCGTCAACGCCATCATCGCCATTGGCATCTACAACATTCCGCTGTTTGCCCGCATCGCCCGCGCGAGTGCCAAGAGCGTGTGGGCGCGCGAATACGTGCTGGCTGCGCGCGCCTGCGGCAAGGGCGCCTGGGCCATCACGGCGCAGCACGTGCTGCCCAACATCACGGCGGTGCTGATCGTGCAGACCACCATCCGCTTTGCCATCGCCATCCTGGCCGAAGCGGCCCTGTCGTACCTGGGCCTGGGCACGCAGCCGCCGCAGCCCAGCTGGGGCCGCATGCTGGCCGAGGCGCAGACATTGATGTTTCAGGCGCCGCTGCTCGCCGTGTGGCCGGGGCTGGCGATTGCGCTGGCGGTGCTGGGATTGAATCTGCTGGGCGATGGGCTGCGCGATGTGCTCGATCCGCGCTTGGCACGTGCACGATAA